Genomic window (Candidatus Polarisedimenticolaceae bacterium):
CGCGATCGTCCTCCTCGGTGCGACGTTCACGTTCACAGCGGCGCTGTCGATCGGGGCGCGCGCGCTCCTCATGGTCGTCGCCCTCATGACGCTCGCGCTCCTGACGGCTCATGCCCTCGGCAGAATCGTCGGCGTGCCCGGCAAGCTCTCCACGCTGATCGGCGTCGGCACCGCCGTGTGCGGGAATACCGCGATCTCGGCGGTCGCCCCGGTCATCGGCGCTGCGGACGAGGAGACCTCGTTCGCAATCGCGACGAACACCCTCTTCGGCACGCTCGCGGTCTTCGCGTACCCGATCCTCGGCCATGCCCTCCACCTCTCCGACCCCGCGTTCGGCACGTGGGCGGGGACGGCGGTCAACGACACGTCGCAGGTCGTCGCGACCGGCTTCGCCTACAGCGCGGCCGCCGGGAAAGTGGCGACCGTCGTCAAGCTGACACGGAACACGCTCATGGGCGGGGTCATCATCCTCATGGCGGTCCTCTACGGGAGGAGCGCCACCGGCTCGATCGGCCAGCGCGTGAAGCAGTCGGTGCCCCTGTTCGTCCTCGGCTTCCTCCTCACGTGCCTCCTCAACACCGTGGGGGTCCTGGCGACCGTGGGGAACCTCCTCCACCGTGACCTCTCCGCCGACGCGCAGACCGCCGCCAAGTTCCTCGTGCTGGTGGCCCTGGCCGGCGTCGGGCTCGGCACGCGCTTCTCGGCGATGCGACGGATCGGCCTCCGCCCGTTCTGGGTCGGGCTCGCGACCGCCCTCGTCACCGCCGGCGCCAGTTACGCCATGATCCACGCCTTCGGCGCCGCCGCGTCCGCGTGACGCGGCTCCGCCCGAAAGTGCGTTAGTCTTTTTCTTTCGCAAGGGGGTCGACATGAAGGGCTGGCGTTTCGCCGTCGGCATCACGGCGTCGCTTCTCGTCATCGCCAACGGCGTCATGCACACACTCGTCGGCTGGAAGGTGATGCGCGCGGCGCTCGACGCCGCCGGAGTCGGCTCGGACGTCGTCGACAACCTCGGCCTGGGCTGGACGTTCGGAGGCGTCGCGATGTTCGCGTTCGGAGCGATTGCGATCGCGTCGTTCCTCGCGCGGAAGCGGAACCCTCAGGCATCGCTCGGCGCGGTCGCGATCATCGCGCTCGCCTATCTCCTGTTCGGGATCGGCGCGTTCGTCGCCAGCCGGTTCAATCCGTTCTTCCTCGTCTTCATCGTGCCGGGCGCCCTCCTCGGCCTCGCCGTGTGGCCCGAGAAGGCGTGATGCGCGCGGCCGCCGCCGCGCTGACCACCCTGGCGCTCGCCGGGTGCCGCGCCCCGGGCGCGCCGCGGACCGACGCCGCGGGAATCGGCCAGGTCTGGGTGCCGGCCGGCAGCTTCACGATGGGAACGACCGAAGGCGAGATCGCGCTGCTGCGCGCGGAGAAGCCGCCGGACTGGGTCGCGCGCGCGGTGGGGCGTGAGGCGCCCGCGCACCACGTGAGCCTCTCGCACGGGTTCTGGATCGATGAGCGCGAGGTCACGAATGCCGCGTTCGACCGCTTCGTCAAGGACGGCGGGTACGGACGCCGCGATCTCTGGTCGGCCGACGGGCTCGCGTGGCTCGCGCACCAGGATCGCGCTGCCCTTCCCGCTACGTGCCTCGGCACGGAGCCCGAGATGCCGCGGCGGTGCGTGACCTGGTTCGAGGCCGAGGCGTACGCGCGGTGGCGCGGCGGGCGCCTCCCGACCGAAGCCGAGTGGGAATTCGCCGCGCGCGGCCCGGCCTCGTCGGTCTACCCCTGGGGCATGGCGTTCGACGCGTCGCGCTGCAACGTCGAGGACAGCCCGGGTCCGACTCCCGCGGGGAAGTTCCCGTCGGGGCGGAGTTGGGTCGGCGCCTCCGACATGGCGGGAAACGCGATGGAGTGGGTCTCCGACTGGCTCGCGCCGTACGCCGTCGACGACGTCACCGATCCGGCGGGGCCCTCCACCGGAAAGGTGAAGGTCGAGAAGGGCGGCTGGTGGGGCGCGAACCGGTACGTTGCGCGGGCCGCCTATCGCCACTTCGAGGATCCGCCGAGCTACGGCGACAAGCACATCGGCTTCCGTGTCGTGACCGACGAGCGATGACGGGAATCGCCGTGCGCACGGCGCTCCGCGCGGGCGATCTCGACGAGATCGTCCGCCTCCACGGAACGGTCTACGCGAGCGAGTGCGGCTTCAACGCGACCTTCGAGACCTACGTCGCAGGTCCGCTGGCGGCGTTCGGTGCCAGGACGTCGCGTCACGAGCGGATCTGGATCGCCGAATCCGAAGGGCGCATCGTCGGCTGCATCGCGATCGTCGACACGGGAACGCGGATCGCGCAGCTCCGCTGGTACCTCGTCTCCCCGGCCGCGCGGGGCGCCGGGCTCGGCACCGCCCTCCTCGACGAGGCGATCGCATTCGCTCGCCAGTCGGGGTACCGAACGATCTTCCTCTGGACGGTGAGCCTGCTGACCGCGGCGGCCCGGCGCTACGAGGCCGCGGGGTTCGCCAAGGTCGAGGAGCGGGCCGGCCGGCACTGGGGAGTCGAGGTCGTCGAAGAGCGTTACGACCTCATGCTGGCCGACAACGCCGGTCATCTTCCAAACTCGCGGGTTTCCTAGGTTCTTTTCAGGAAAAACGCGCTTCGGAGGCTTGCCGCCGGGCCCCCGGCAACCAACATTGGCCGCATGGATACGATGCGTGCCTCAGGCGTCGCCGTCGTCGCGCGATTCGTCGACG
Coding sequences:
- a CDS encoding GNAT family N-acetyltransferase, whose amino-acid sequence is MTGIAVRTALRAGDLDEIVRLHGTVYASECGFNATFETYVAGPLAAFGARTSRHERIWIAESEGRIVGCIAIVDTGTRIAQLRWYLVSPAARGAGLGTALLDEAIAFARQSGYRTIFLWTVSLLTAAARRYEAAGFAKVEERAGRHWGVEVVEERYDLMLADNAGHLPNSRVS
- a CDS encoding putative sulfate exporter family transporter yields the protein MLAVLPGLALVVALAVVARLIHGRVPPDIGKLVGEVIFAVILGLAVGNIFRIPKFAEPGIKFAFQTLLRLAIVLLGATFTFTAALSIGARALLMVVALMTLALLTAHALGRIVGVPGKLSTLIGVGTAVCGNTAISAVAPVIGAADEETSFAIATNTLFGTLAVFAYPILGHALHLSDPAFGTWAGTAVNDTSQVVATGFAYSAAAGKVATVVKLTRNTLMGGVIILMAVLYGRSATGSIGQRVKQSVPLFVLGFLLTCLLNTVGVLATVGNLLHRDLSADAQTAAKFLVLVALAGVGLGTRFSAMRRIGLRPFWVGLATALVTAGASYAMIHAFGAAASA
- a CDS encoding SUMF1/EgtB/PvdO family nonheme iron enzyme, with the translated sequence MRAAAAALTTLALAGCRAPGAPRTDAAGIGQVWVPAGSFTMGTTEGEIALLRAEKPPDWVARAVGREAPAHHVSLSHGFWIDEREVTNAAFDRFVKDGGYGRRDLWSADGLAWLAHQDRAALPATCLGTEPEMPRRCVTWFEAEAYARWRGGRLPTEAEWEFAARGPASSVYPWGMAFDASRCNVEDSPGPTPAGKFPSGRSWVGASDMAGNAMEWVSDWLAPYAVDDVTDPAGPSTGKVKVEKGGWWGANRYVARAAYRHFEDPPSYGDKHIGFRVVTDER